A window of Solanum stenotomum isolate F172 chromosome 3, ASM1918654v1, whole genome shotgun sequence contains these coding sequences:
- the LOC125860222 gene encoding pentatricopeptide repeat-containing protein At5g40400 — MNLTQKSIKSTCSNGELLISFKNLHSRLNFSSSNCVQILTDYSGSGRPFSNPLHNFLPKTQNPQNTVSLICSALKNRNNDHLSLLQKTIQDNGLISYFSNSEISRVLLRCQSDSCSALSFFNWVKNDLGVEPNTQNYCLVIHILTWTRNFSQAMKFLSELVDLKRDGMESVDVFESLLSSSGLCNWDPVVFDMLIKAFLKVNMVKDGFRAFRKTVKHGMYPSVITVNCLLTGLSKLNYSKKCWEVYAEMERIGVHPNSCTFNLLTHVLCKDEDVNKVNEFLEKMEEEGFQPDIVTYNTLVSSYCRKGRMKDAVHLYQIMYVRDVSPDLFTYTSLINGFCKKGNVKDAHQLFIRMADRGLKPDVILYNTLIYGYCKEGMMQEARFLLHDMIGEGMYPDKFTCSVLVQGYQKQDNLVSAVNLVTELQRFRFVVSHDIYNYLIAALCIENRPFAAKALIDRVSGNRYEPGNMVYGELIESFCRCNFPDEALCLKAEMVSKYLKPDIGTYRAIIKCLCKLGRSMDANSLMREMTDCDVPPDIEVCRALINGQCGENNFCEAQSLLSFFAQEFKIFDTVCYNTIVRLLSGEGDIAKLMKFQDKMRKVGFAPNQLTCKYVIDGLQNAVGVHKINS; from the coding sequence ATGAATCTAACgcaaaaatcaattaaatctACTTGTTCAAATGGAGAATTACTTATTAGTTTCAAGAATCTTCATTCAAGACTGAATTTTTCATCATCAAATTGTGTCCAAATTCTAACAGATTATAGTGGGTCTGGCAGACCCTTTTCAAACCCTCTGCATAACTTTCTacctaaaacccaaaacccccaAAACACAGTGAGTCTGATATGTTCAGCTCTAAAGAACAGAAACAATGACCATTTGTCCCTCCTTCAGAAAACCATCCAAGATAATGGGCTTATTAGTTATTTCAGTAACAGTGAAATCTCAAGGGTTCTGTTGAGATGCCAGTCTGATTCATGTAGTGCTCTTAGTTTCTTTAACTGGGTCAAGAATGATTTGGGTGTGGAGCCTAACACTCAAAACTACTGTCTTGTAATTCATATACTGACTTGGACAAGGAACTTTTCACAAGCAATGAAATTTTTGTCTGAATTGGTTGATTTGAAGAGAGATGGAATGGAGAGTGTGGATGTGTTTGAAAGTTTGCTTTCATCTAGTGGTCTGTGTAATTGGGACCCTGTTGTGTTTGATATGCTAATTAAGGCTTTTCTCAAGGTAAACATGGTGAAAGATGGATTTAGAGCGTTTAGAAAGACGGTGAAGCATGGAATGTACCCGAGTGTTATTACTGTGAACTGCCTTTTAACTGGTCTTTCAAAGTTGAATTATAGCAAAAAATGTTGGGAAGTTTATGCTGAAATGGAAAGAATTGGAGTGCACCCGAATTCGTGTACCTTTAATTTATTAACCCATGTCTTGTGCAAGGATGAAGATGTGAACaaggttaatgaattcttggagaaaatgGAAGAAGAAGGGTTTCAACCTGATATAGTTACATATAATACTTTAGTTAGTAGCTATTGTAGGAAAGGAAGAATGAAAGATGCAGTTCACTTGTATCAAATTATGTACGTTAGAGATGTATCACCAGATTTGTTCACATATACTTCTTTGATAAATGGCTTTTGTAAAAAGGGAAATGTGAAAGATGCTCATCAGTTGTTTATAAGGATGGCTGACAGAGGGTTAAAACCAGATGTTATTTTGTATAACACTCTTATTTATGGTTATTGCAAAGAGGGGATGATGCAAGAGGCACGTTTTCTGTTGCATGACATGATTGGAGAAGGGATGTATCCTGATAAGTTCACTTGTTCAGTTCTTGTACAAGGATATCAAAAACAGGATAATTTGGTTTCAGCTGTGAATTTAGTCACCGAGCTTCAAAGATTTAGATTTGTAGTATCTCAtgatatatacaattatcttatTGCTGCACTTTGTATTGAGAATCGACCATTTGCAGCCAAAGCTCTAATTGATAGAGTATCTGGCAACAGATATGAGCCTGGCAATATGGTCTACGGGGAGTTGATTGAATCTTTCTGCAGATGCAATTTCCCCGATGAGGCTTTATGCTTGAAAGCAGAGATGgtatcaaaatatttgaagcctGATATTGGTACATATAGAGCTATAATTAAATGTTTGTGTAAATTAGGCCGAAGCATGGATGCTAACTCCTTGATGAGAGAAATGACTGATTGTGATGTGCCACCTGATATTGAAGTCTGTAGAGCTTTAATAAATGGTCAATGTGGGGAGAACAATTTCTGTGAGGCTCAGTCGCTGTTAAGCTTCTTTGCtcaagaatttaaaatatttgacacAGTTTGTTACAACACAATTGTCAGGCTTCTAAGTGGTGAAGGTGATATTGCaaaattgatgaaatttcaaGATAAAATGAGGAAAGTGGGTTTTGCGCCAAATCAGCTGACATGCAAGTACGTTATTGATGGATTACAGAACGCTGTGGGAGTCCACAAAATCAACAGCTGA